The following are encoded together in the Juglans microcarpa x Juglans regia isolate MS1-56 chromosome 2D, Jm3101_v1.0, whole genome shotgun sequence genome:
- the LOC121248597 gene encoding tyrosine-protein phosphatase DSP1-like, giving the protein MKLEGRPDGEEEICRTIEVVSSPAPVVNHLKSVPAADDDCNGENPYIPPLNFSMVDNGIFRSGFPDSANFSFLQTLGLRSIICLCPEPYPAANMEFLKSNGIKLFQFGIEGYKEPFVNIPENTIREALKVVLDIRNHPVLIHCKRGKHRTGCLVGCLRKLQRWCLTSVFDEYQRFAAAKARVSDQRFMELFDVSSLKHMPLTFSCSRR; this is encoded by the exons ATGAAGTTGGAAGGGCGCCCGGACGGAGAGGAAGAGATTTGCCGGACGATCGAGGTCGTCTCCTCCCCCGCCCCCGTCGTTAATCACCTCAAGTCCGTTCCCGCCGCAGACGATGACTGCAATGGAGAGAACCCCTATATTCCCCCTCTCAACTTCTCCATGGTCGATAACGGCATTTTCCGCTCCGGCTTCCCTGACTCCGCCAACTTTTCCTTCCTCCAAACCCTAGGCCTCCGCTCCATCAT ATGTCTGTGTCCGGAACCATATCCGGCGGCGAACATGGAGTTTCTCAAGTCCAACGGGATCAAGCTTTTCCAATTCGGGATTGAAGGTTATAag GAGCCTTTTGTGAACATCCCAGAGAATACAATTCGTGAAGCACTAAAAGTTGTCCTTG ATATAAGGAATCACCCAGTTTTAATTCATTGTAAACGTGGGAAG CATCGAACTGGTTGTCTGGTGGGATGCTTGAGGAAATTGCAAAGGTGGTGCCTGACATCTGTCTTTGATGAGTACCAGAGGTTTGCAGCTGCTAAAGCTAGAGTTTCAGATCAGAGGTTTATGGAATTGTTCGACGTGTCTAGCTTGAAGCATATGCCACTGACATTTTCATGTTCGAGGAGGTAA
- the LOC121248598 gene encoding 1-aminocyclopropane-1-carboxylate oxidase-like, with the protein MENFPVINMEKLNGEERGATMEKIKDACENWGFFELLNHGIPYELLDTVERMTKEHYKKCMEQRFKELVASKALEGAQAEVNDMDWESTFHLRHLPESNISEIPDLQDEYRKVMKEFALKLEKLAEELLDLLCENLGIEKGYLKKAFYGSKGPTFGTKVSNYPPCPKPELFKGLRAHTDAGGIILLFQDDKVSGLQLLKDGQWIDVPPMRHSIVINIGDQLEVITNGKYKSVLHRVIAQTNGNRMSIASFYNPGSDAVIYPVPAMVEKDQAEEKNVNVYPKFVFEDYMKLYAGLKFQAKEPRFEAMKAATEAANVKLGPIATA; encoded by the exons atggagaactTCCCGGTGATCAACATGGAGAAGCTAAACGGCGAGGAGAGAGGAGCAACCATGGAGAAGATCAAAGATGCATGCGAAAACTGGGGCTTCTTTGAG TTACTTAATCATGGGATACCCTATGAACTTCTGGACACGGTGGAGAGGATGACAAAGGAGCACTACAAAAAGTGCATGGAGCAAAGGTTCAAGGAGCTGGTGGCGAGCAAGGCTCTCGAGGGTGCTCAGGCTGAGGTCAATGACATGGATTGGGAGAGCACTTTCCACTTGCGCCATCTCCCCGAGTCCAATATTTCTGAGATTCCAGATCTCCAAGATGAATACAG GAAGGTGATGAAGGAATTTGCACTGAAGCTGGAAAAACTAGCAGAGGAACTCCTAGACCTGTTATGTGAAAATCTTGGAATAGAAAAAGGTTACCTGAAAAAGGCATTCTATGGATCAAAGGGTCCAACTTTTGGAACCAAGGTCAGCAACTACCCTCCATGCCCCAAGCCTGAACTTTTCAAGGGTCTCCGTGCCCACACCGATGCTGGTGGCATTATCCTACTCTTCCAGGACGATAAGGTCAGCGGTCTCCAGCTACTCAAAGATGGTCAGTGGATCGACGTCCCGCCCATGCGCCACTCCATTGTAATCAACATTGGTGACCAGCTCGag gtcATCACCAATGGGAAGTACAAGAGTGTGCTGCACAGAGTGATAGCCCAAACAAATGGCAACAGAATGTCAATAGCTTCATTCTATAACCCTGGCAGTGATGCTGTTATCTATCCAGTACCAGCAATGGTGGAGAAAGATCAGGCTGAGGAAAAGAACGTCAATGTTTACCCCAAATTCGTTTTTGAAGACTACATGAAGCTGTATGCAGGCCTCAAGTTCCAGGCTAAGGAACCAAGATTTGAGGCAATGAAGGCCGCCACTGAAGCTGCTAATGTCAAGTTGGGTCCAATTGCAACAGcttaa